A single window of Phyllostomus discolor isolate MPI-MPIP mPhyDis1 chromosome 13, mPhyDis1.pri.v3, whole genome shotgun sequence DNA harbors:
- the PATE2 gene encoding prostate and testis expressed protein 2, which yields MPGVQCLTHTGSAQQGVASVGREQGLEASPEHSREAGLSVSAEPTVFCYECTTYHLGLCYDGMRSCNLKYEQSCATENIYVLTVKGRSAYYYSKLSCMTNCEDINILGFELRRELICCKHNNYCNIPIGS from the exons ATGCCCGGCGTCCAGTGCTTG ACTCACACAGGCTCTGCCCAGCAGGGTGTAGCTTCGGTGGGACGCGAGCAGGGCCTGGAAGCCTCCCCAGAGCACTCGCGTGAAGCTGGCCTTTCTGTGTCGGCAGAGCCCACGGTCTTCTGCTATGAGTGTACAACGTACCACCTGGGCCTGTGCTACGACGGCATGAGGTCCTGCAACCTGAAGTACGAGCAGTCCTGCGCCACCGAGAACATTTACGTCCTCACGGTGAAAG GGCGGAGTGCATACTATTATTCAAAACTGTCATGTATGACCAACTGCGAGGACATCAACATCCTGGGTTTTGAGCTGAGGAGAGAGCTGATCTGTT
- the LOC114510228 gene encoding prostate and testis expressed protein 3-like — MDRHILLVLFLFCCFAAGTALKCITCHLQLTSDRCRSGFGVCVAKEEEKCMTLKVYNFGHKHLLSYMVCQRFCRAMKFLYHGRYFVYECCDQNYCNFKVGGACHPQGSLQSVTDASPAWPTACSWSLPGPPW; from the exons ATGGACAGACACATCCTGTTGGTCTTGTTCCTCTTCTGCTGCTTTGCGG CAGGGACAGCGCTCAAGTGCATAACCTGCCACCTTCAACTGACCTCAGATCGCTGTAGAAGTGGCTTTGGTGTTTGTGTTGCTAAGGAGGAAGAGAAGTGTATGACTTTAAAGGTCTACAACTTCG GACACAAACACCTGCTGTCCTACATGGTGTGCCAGAGGTTCTGCAGAGCCATGAAGTTCCTGTACCACGGTCGGTATTTCGTCTACGAGTGCTGCGACCAGAATTACTGCAACTTCAAAGTGGGAGGTGCGTGCCatccccagggctccctccagAGTGTCACTGACGCTTCTCCTGCTTGGCCCACTGCCTGCTCCTGGTCCCTGCCTGGCCCACCCTGGTAG